The window AAGTCGTGACAAGAGCGCACGCTTGATGCAATGGCGTTTGCACGACAAGAAATTGGCGGATGCTGCCGCGCGTGTGGATTCGATCATACTCGCGTCGAAATCGACAATCCGTAGGTTTACGCGTCATTCTCATCGCTTTCGGACGGCCCGAAGTGGAGAGAAGCATGGCAAACTCATATGGCTGCTGAGGCAAAGGCATGGTTGGGCGAGGCATGAGGACATGTGCGAATCGAGTGCATGAATGACACTCCAGCCCATTTTGCCCATGCATCGCTTGACACCGCCTCGAAATCCACGCAGAAACTGGACGCCGTAAGCGTCCCGCTTGTTGAAGTGTGAATTTGAGGGAAATTCCATTTGCTGCAGACGGAAACCTTACGCAGACCCTTGAACACCAGCGCTGCGGAAAAGCCCCTAGTTTTGGTAGTGGATGACGAATACGGCCCTAGGGAGTCGATCGCTTTTACATTGTCGGCGGATTTTTCAGTCGACACTGCAGAGCGGGCTATGGAGGCATTATCTAAGCTAAGAGCTCGAAGCTATGCAGCGATCGTGTTAGACATCCGAATGCCGGAAATGGATGGTATCCGGGCCTTGGAGGAAATACGCAAGATTGATCGAGAAGTCTCGGTCATCATGTTGACCGGCTATGGCACGCTCGCAACCGCCCAACAGGCCATCTTGGGAGGGGCCAATCAATACCTGAGAAAACCCCCCGATATTCACGAACTGATAGCTGCCGTAAAAAATAATGCGGCACAGACCATCGAACGGCGCCACCACGCTAGGATGTCTCGGGAAGCATTGGACATGAATGCCGCGCTTCGCCGCGAAATTTCCGAAAAGCAGCCTCATGTTTGGCAAGCAAGAGCGGCAGTCGAGTTGGTCCATGATCTAGCGAATCCATTGACGGTCATGATCGGATACGCCGGCTTGTTGGTAGAAGAAGCCGAAGATATCGCTCGTCAACACCCCGAGCGTGCAGATAAGCTGAAGGGATATTCGGTTATTGTTGAAAAGGCGGCTGAATATTGCCACCATCTCGCCGACAACTGGCGGCAGGCGTCCCGAAAAACCACTGAATTTACTCAGATCGATCTAGTTTCTGTGGTAAAAGAGGTTAAACATGTAATCTTCTTCGGTAACGGCGCGCTTGAAGTAACCGGGGACGATAATGCGTGGATCAAGGGCGCTCGATTTGAGCTCGCACGGGTATTCCAGAACCTATTCAAGAATGCTTTAGAAGCCAATGCAACCAGAATTGAAATATCCATAAAGACCTTAGACGAGAATGTCGACGTTATGATAGTCGACAATGGAACTGGAATGGACGCAGAAACGATGAGAAATGCTCTAAGAGGTGGCTTTACAACTAAGGTAAATGGTACGGGACTTGGATTATCAATCTGTCGCCATCTCTTAGGAGCTCATGGTGCAACGCTTACACTCGACTCGCTCCCTGCAAAAGGAACAACCTCACACTTGGTGTTCCCCGCTGTACCCGAATAGATCCCGCTCATGACTCGCCTATAAGACGAGTACAGGACTCACAAATGAAGCGGCGCAGAGTCAAGATTACAGGCATAGGTCCCGTTACTCCATTGGGGATCGGGCGCTCATCATTTCTATCTGCCTTGCTCAGCGGAGAAAGCAAGGTCAGAAGTATCAAACGCTTCATTGAGGAGGCTGGACCATTTATTGCAGCCGAAGTCAGTGATTTCTCACCTGAGCATCTTCTACACCAACCTATCCTCAGAAAAATGCCCCGTCATACTCAGTTTGCACTGGTAGCAGTCATGCAAGCACTCGCAGATGCAAAAATTGGTCTTGGAGAATTGGCATCATCGAAGATCGGCCTACACGTCGGAGCAGCGCTCATGGATTTTGGTTCAATAAATAGGACCATTGACTTGATTTCGCGGAAAGGACCGATAGCTGGGCTACCATCAGCTATTGCATCTGCTTCACCCAGCTCAATCGCGTCTGCAATTGCACAATTCCTAAAGATGCAAAGCGTTGCATCGATGACCTACCAAAGTGCATGTTGCTCGGGAATAGATGCCATAGGACATGGATTGCAAGCTGTGCTTGGAAGAGAAGTAGACATTGCTATTTGTGGCGGTACTGAAGCACCTCTGTTCTTACATCCTATGCTAGAACTGAGAATGGCTGGTCTTTCATCTTCCAACCAATACCTCCCGGAAAATCAATGTCGTCCGTTCGATCTTTGGCGAACGACTGGTGCAATTGGAGAAGGGAGCTGCATGCTCGTACTTGAACCCAATGAAAGCCCACGTAAAGCATACGCATACATCGATGGATATGCCTCAGCGGGTGACTATAAAGAAACTCCTTGCAGCGGCTTGTTCCATGCTATGAAAGAGTGCCTATCCTCAGCAGCAATTGCGCCATCAGAGGTCGAAGCGATCAGCGCCTGGGGTCCCGGCCATCGCGAGATTGATAAGCAAGAAGCCCGAGCAATTAGATTGCTATTCGAGAGTTCTATCGCCAATATTCCTGTCTATTCCATCAAAGGCGCAATCGGAAATCCCCTGGGTGCAGCAGGGGCAATACAAGCAGGCGCCGCTGCCTGTTGTATTGATGCCGCGGTAATACCACCGACTGTCAACTGGAGTTTTCGGGACCCTGACTGCAATCTAAATCTTAGTTCGGTGCCTCGGGCGGTGGGTCATAAGAATTGTCTTGTCAACACGCATGGTATATCAGGAGCGAATTCATGTTTGTTGATAAGTCAATAATAGAAGCTCCCACTGTAGTTGCGGCCGT of the Opitutaceae bacterium genome contains:
- a CDS encoding hybrid sensor histidine kinase/response regulator, with protein sequence MNTSAAEKPLVLVVDDEYGPRESIAFTLSADFSVDTAERAMEALSKLRARSYAAIVLDIRMPEMDGIRALEEIRKIDREVSVIMLTGYGTLATAQQAILGGANQYLRKPPDIHELIAAVKNNAAQTIERRHHARMSREALDMNAALRREISEKQPHVWQARAAVELVHDLANPLTVMIGYAGLLVEEAEDIARQHPERADKLKGYSVIVEKAAEYCHHLADNWRQASRKTTEFTQIDLVSVVKEVKHVIFFGNGALEVTGDDNAWIKGARFELARVFQNLFKNALEANATRIEISIKTLDENVDVMIVDNGTGMDAETMRNALRGGFTTKVNGTGLGLSICRHLLGAHGATLTLDSLPAKGTTSHLVFPAVPE